From a single Brassica rapa cultivar Chiifu-401-42 chromosome A01, CAAS_Brap_v3.01, whole genome shotgun sequence genomic region:
- the LOC103850421 gene encoding carotenoid cleavage dioxygenase 8, chloroplastic, with the protein MASLITAKAIMMSHHHVLSSTRITTLCSDKANDNQQRKTKLHISHRFFSRRTISAAVINSASPVPKKETVEDERRCHVAWTSVQQEKWEGELTVQGKIPTWLNGTYLRNGPGLWNIGDHDFRHLFDGYSTLVKLEFDDGRIFSGHRLLESDAYQAAKKHKKLCYREFSETPKPSRSNFKNPFSGVGEIVKLFSGESLTDNANTGVIRLGDGRVMCLTETQKGSILVDHDTLETIGKFKYDDGLCDHMIHSAHPIVTETEMWTLIPDLVKPGYRVVRMEAGSNKREVVGRVKCRSGSWGPGWVHSFAVTENYVLIPEMPLRYSVRNLLRAEPTALYKFEWCPNDGAFVHVMSKLTGEIVASVEVPAYVTFHFINAYEEDETGDGKATVIIADCCEHNADTRILDMLRLHTLRSSYGDDVLPDARIGRFRIPLDGSKYGKLETAVEAEKHGRAMDMCSINPLYLGLKYRYVYACGAKRPCNFPNALTKVDIVEKKVKIWHEHGIIPSEPFFVPRPGATHEDDGVVISIVSEENGGSYAILLDGSSFEEIARAKFPYGLPYGLHGCWIPKH; encoded by the exons GATTTTTCTCCCGCCGAACAATATCTGCAGCTGTAATCAACTCAGCGTCGCCTGTGCCGAAGAAAGAGACGGTGGAAGATGAGAGACGGTGTCATGTTGCGTGGACAAGTGTACAACAAGAGAAGTGGGAGGGTGAGCTTACTGTCCAAGGAAAGATCCCCACTTGGCTG AATGGTACGTATCTAAGAAACGGACCGGGCCTATGGAACATTGGAGATCACGACTTCCGACATCTCTTCGACGGCTACTCCACACTAGTCAAGCTGGAATTCGATGACGGTCGTATCTTCTCCGGCCACCGTCTCCTCGAATCCGACGCCTACCAAGCCGCCAAGAAACACAAGAAGCTCTGTTACCGCGAATTCTCCGAGACACCAAAACCGTCGAGAAGCAACTTCAAGAACCCTTTCTCCGGGGTTGGAGAGATCGTCAAACTATTCTCCGGCGAGTCTTTGACGGACAACGCCAACACCGGAGTGATCCGTCTCGGTGACGGACGTGTCATGTGTCTCACGGAGACTCAAAAAGGATCGATTCTTGTCGACCATGATACGTTAGAGACTATAGGGAAGTTCAAATACGACGACGGGTTGTGCGATCACATGATCCACTCGGCGCATCCCATCGTGACGGAGACGGAGATGTGGACGTTGATACCTGATCTTGTTAAGCCTGGTTACCGGGTCGTGAGGATGGAGGCAGGGTCGAATAAAAGGGAGGTTGTGGGCCGGGTTAAGTGTCGGTCCGGGTCGTGGGGACCCGGGTGGGTTCACTCGTTTGCGGTAACGGAGAATTATGTTTTGATACCGGAAATGCCCCTGAGGTATTCGGTGAGGAATTTGCTTAGAGCTGAGCCGACGGCGCTTTACAAGTTTGAGTGGTGTCCTAACGACGGAGCTTTTGTTCATGTCATGTCCAAACTCACTGGAGAAATC GTGGCAAGCGTGGAGGTACCTGCATACGTAACGTTTCACTTCATAAACGCatatgaagaagatgaaactgGAGATGGGAAAGCGACGGTCATCATTGCAGATTGTTGCGAACACAACGCAGATACGCGGATACTCGATATGCTCCGCCTCCACACATTACGTTCCTCATATGGTGACGACGTCTTACCCGACGCTAG GATTGGGAGATTCAGGATACCGTTGGATGGAAGCAAGTACGGGAAACTGGAGACGGCAGTGGAGGCGGAGAAGCATGGGAGGGCGATGGATATGTGCAGCATCAACCCTTTGTATTTGGGTCTAAAGTATCGTTACGTTTATGCGTGTGGTGCTAAAAGACCTTGTAACTTCCCCAATGCTCTCACCAAG GTTGATATTGTGGAGAAGAAAGTGAAGATCTGGCACGAACATGGCATTATACCATCCGAGCCATTCTTTGTGCCTCGTCCAGGCGCAACCCATGAAGATGATG GAGTGGTGATATCGATAGTAAGTGAAGAAAATGGAGGCAGCTATGCGATATTGCTTGATGGAAGCTCCTTTGAAGAAATAGCAAGAGCCAAGTTTCCTTATGGTCTTCCTTATGGCTTACATGGTTGCTGGATCCCCAAGCACTGA